Proteins encoded within one genomic window of Haloplanus vescus:
- a CDS encoding thermonuclease family protein, with protein sequence MTQPTRDRLLLVCLCALAVTAGCLGASVESDGTGVGGDTNADETAVRVTDVVDGDTVDVRFANGSEDTVRLLGVDTPEVHVENDPDEFEGVPDTEAGRSCLRSQGEAASSFAVDRLADRQVTLRFDPLADRRGGYGRLLAYVVVGNETFNAALLERGHARLYDSEFQQRDEYAALEREARENGRGVWSCAS encoded by the coding sequence GTGACTCAGCCCACGCGGGACCGACTCCTCCTCGTCTGTCTCTGTGCGCTCGCCGTGACTGCCGGCTGTCTCGGTGCGAGCGTCGAGAGCGACGGCACGGGCGTCGGCGGCGACACGAACGCAGACGAGACGGCCGTCCGCGTTACGGACGTCGTCGACGGCGACACCGTCGACGTGCGCTTCGCGAACGGGTCCGAGGACACGGTGCGCTTGCTCGGCGTCGACACGCCGGAAGTCCACGTCGAGAACGACCCCGACGAGTTCGAGGGCGTCCCCGACACCGAGGCGGGGCGGTCCTGTCTGCGCAGTCAGGGCGAGGCGGCGAGTTCGTTCGCCGTCGACCGCCTCGCGGACAGGCAGGTGACGCTCCGCTTCGACCCACTCGCCGACCGTCGCGGCGGGTACGGCCGCCTCCTCGCGTACGTCGTCGTCGGGAACGAGACGTTCAACGCGGCCCTCCTCGAACGCGGCCACGCCCGACTCTACGACTCCGAGTTCCAGCAACGCGACGAGTACGCTGCCCTCGAACGTGAGGCACGGGAGAACGGACGCGGCGTCTGGAGTTGCGCGTCGTAA
- a CDS encoding METTL5 family protein produces the protein MTTKSGLAGQLAVVAGFENPQAELEQYPTPPELAAHVVHIADLNDDIEGRTVVDLGAGTGMFTLGAALRGPKRAVGVEIDRDALQIARTNRRRVGTRTEIHWVQADATRVPLDIDDPTTVVMNPPFGAQDGNEHADRDFLTTASDIADVSYSVHNDGSQEFVEAFAADNGGEVTHAFAAEFDLEHQFDHHAADRTEIDTEVYRIEWNRSD, from the coding sequence ATGACGACAAAATCGGGGCTCGCTGGGCAGTTGGCCGTCGTCGCCGGCTTCGAGAACCCACAGGCCGAACTGGAACAGTATCCGACCCCGCCAGAGTTGGCGGCACACGTCGTCCACATCGCCGACCTGAACGACGACATCGAGGGACGAACCGTCGTCGACCTCGGTGCTGGGACGGGGATGTTCACGCTCGGCGCCGCGCTCCGCGGCCCCAAGCGAGCCGTCGGCGTCGAAATCGACCGTGACGCCCTCCAAATCGCGCGGACGAACCGACGGCGCGTCGGCACCCGGACGGAGATTCACTGGGTGCAGGCCGACGCCACGCGCGTCCCCCTCGACATCGACGACCCCACGACAGTCGTGATGAACCCCCCGTTCGGAGCGCAGGACGGCAACGAACACGCCGACCGCGACTTCCTGACGACGGCGTCCGACATCGCCGACGTATCGTACTCTGTCCACAACGACGGGAGTCAGGAGTTCGTAGAGGCCTTCGCCGCCGACAACGGGGGCGAGGTGACACACGCCTTCGCAGCGGAGTTCGACCTCGAACACCAGTTCGACCACCACGCGGCCGACCGGACGGAAATCGACACGGAAGTCTACCGCATCGAGTGGAATCGTAGCGACTGA
- a CDS encoding rhomboid family intramembrane serine protease, with translation MFALPDAATLFRLAVLCALVGAAVAIFALDRPRGRWGARLRARFLLGVPWGTLVTVAGVLAVYLFVQGGWNHWYAPVTIPFRAWSYFYPLGMVTAAFSHSSASHLLGNLVGTLTLAPLAEYAWGHYPRERGTQTFTSPLTNPYVRALVVFPAVVVGVGLFTALFAVGPVIGFSGVVFAFAGFALVRYPLSTVVAVVVGNGLRTLYTALRQPTLSASAGSSYSSPWWADIAIQGHAIGLLVGVLLGVWLLCARDTDRPSALRVVVGVTLFAVMQSLWAVYWFRGSETYVLYRALGLTLVVLLATLVAATVASSARPLVAALDRDDAGSIPRWQVGATVILLCTAALAGPAVPVNLTTATTDDLPSQTTPIETRGYEVTYAENVPNGMVSTIDVEAFGETTQVNTSGVIVRDRERGIWMTAVSKGRLDYAGTTRVRVGGVGWRETIRVERTGWTAVGGGTAYRVRLVHGEQNVTAYTSPPAQADPVISGRNVAVEAGADRFRLNVSVKNRSVTAPMPAANETITVGGLNFVNVRGRIYAVDGGTRVRVARAETYN, from the coding sequence ATGTTCGCGCTCCCGGACGCGGCGACGCTCTTTCGACTCGCGGTTCTATGTGCGCTCGTCGGCGCCGCAGTCGCCATCTTCGCTCTCGACCGGCCCCGCGGACGCTGGGGCGCACGCCTCCGCGCTCGCTTCCTCCTCGGCGTTCCGTGGGGGACGCTCGTCACCGTCGCGGGCGTCCTCGCGGTGTACCTGTTCGTGCAGGGTGGGTGGAACCACTGGTACGCGCCAGTCACCATCCCCTTCCGCGCGTGGTCGTACTTCTACCCGCTGGGGATGGTGACCGCTGCGTTCTCTCATTCGAGTGCGAGTCACCTGCTCGGCAACCTCGTCGGGACGCTCACCCTCGCGCCCCTCGCGGAGTACGCGTGGGGACATTACCCCCGAGAGCGCGGCACCCAGACGTTCACCTCGCCGCTGACCAACCCGTACGTGCGAGCGCTGGTCGTGTTTCCCGCCGTCGTCGTCGGCGTCGGCCTGTTCACCGCCCTTTTCGCCGTCGGCCCCGTCATCGGCTTCTCGGGCGTGGTCTTCGCGTTCGCGGGATTCGCGCTGGTGCGCTATCCGCTGTCGACTGTCGTCGCCGTCGTCGTCGGGAACGGCCTGCGGACGCTCTACACCGCGCTCCGGCAACCGACTCTCTCTGCGAGCGCCGGGTCGTCGTACTCCTCGCCGTGGTGGGCCGACATCGCGATTCAGGGTCACGCTATCGGCCTCCTCGTGGGCGTCCTCCTCGGCGTCTGGCTGCTCTGCGCCCGCGACACCGACCGTCCGTCGGCGCTTCGCGTCGTCGTCGGCGTCACGCTGTTCGCCGTCATGCAGTCGCTCTGGGCGGTGTACTGGTTCCGCGGCAGCGAGACGTACGTCCTCTACCGGGCGCTCGGCCTCACCCTCGTCGTCCTCCTCGCGACGCTCGTGGCGGCGACGGTGGCCTCCTCGGCCCGCCCACTCGTCGCTGCACTCGACCGCGACGACGCTGGCTCGATTCCCCGCTGGCAGGTCGGAGCGACCGTGATCCTCCTCTGTACGGCCGCACTCGCGGGGCCCGCTGTCCCGGTCAACCTGACGACGGCAACGACCGATGACCTGCCGAGTCAGACCACCCCCATCGAGACGCGGGGCTACGAGGTGACCTACGCCGAGAACGTGCCGAACGGGATGGTCTCGACCATCGACGTCGAGGCGTTCGGCGAGACGACGCAGGTCAACACCTCGGGCGTCATCGTCAGAGACCGTGAGCGCGGCATCTGGATGACCGCCGTCTCGAAGGGGCGACTCGACTACGCGGGGACGACACGCGTTCGAGTCGGTGGCGTCGGCTGGCGGGAGACGATTCGCGTCGAGCGCACAGGGTGGACCGCCGTCGGCGGCGGCACCGCCTATCGCGTCCGCCTCGTCCACGGCGAGCAGAACGTGACGGCGTACACCTCGCCGCCGGCACAGGCTGACCCCGTCATCTCCGGGCGAAACGTCGCCGTCGAGGCCGGGGCCGACCGGTTCCGTCTCAACGTCTCGGTCAAAAATCGCTCCGTGACGGCGCCGATGCCCGCCGCGAACGAGACGATAACGGTCGGTGGGCTGAATTTCGTCAACGTCCGCGGCCGAATCTACGCCGTCGACGGCGGGACGCGCGTTCGCGTCGCTCGCGCCGAGACGTACAACTGA
- a CDS encoding UPF0058 family protein, whose amino-acid sequence MHKEELLELHEQMVAIMNYFRSQESVDDSIFDPYESLSVDPSHVHKSKSEHKHAVFVLGNALATAMSEDEFSDAGRVGKRMAELAEDAESKL is encoded by the coding sequence ATGCACAAGGAAGAACTCCTCGAACTCCACGAGCAGATGGTGGCGATCATGAACTACTTCCGGAGCCAAGAGTCAGTCGACGACAGCATCTTCGACCCCTACGAGTCGCTGAGCGTCGACCCCTCGCACGTCCACAAATCGAAGAGCGAGCACAAACACGCCGTGTTCGTCCTCGGCAACGCCCTCGCGACGGCGATGAGCGAAGACGAGTTCTCCGACGCCGGCCGCGTCGGCAAGCGGATGGCCGAACTCGCCGAAGACGCCGAGAGCAAGCTGTAA
- a CDS encoding ribbon-helix-helix domain-containing protein, whose amino-acid sequence MPNVEITVPEHLEMQIAQLIEQGEFVNREEAIQELLSTGLRAYKTSGPIEEEEPGFEEEGMMGHEDEYVF is encoded by the coding sequence ATGCCGAACGTGGAAATAACCGTTCCGGAACACCTCGAGATGCAGATAGCCCAGTTGATAGAACAGGGTGAGTTCGTCAACCGGGAGGAAGCCATTCAGGAGTTGCTCTCGACCGGACTGCGGGCCTACAAGACCAGTGGGCCGATAGAGGAGGAGGAACCGGGCTTCGAAGAAGAGGGGATGATGGGTCACGAAGACGAGTACGTCTTCTAA
- a CDS encoding sulfite oxidase-like oxidoreductase yields MVKDVTDLYREFGDERLPPGQHQTDSFPVLSKGNEPRVAREEWSLSVTGAVDDPVTLDWDEFTALGVETQRQDFHCVTGWSKFDCDFTGVPLTTLADHVGVDDDAVHVMFSAADDYTTDLPLDASLRPETLLAFEFDGDPLPRSHGGPVRVVTPHRYAYKGAKWVNGIEFLTEPERGFWERRGYSVTADPWAEERYSDS; encoded by the coding sequence ATGGTCAAAGACGTCACGGACCTCTACCGGGAGTTCGGCGACGAACGGCTTCCGCCCGGTCAACACCAGACCGACTCCTTTCCGGTCCTCTCGAAGGGGAACGAACCCCGCGTCGCGCGCGAGGAGTGGTCGCTCTCGGTGACGGGCGCCGTCGACGACCCCGTCACGCTCGACTGGGACGAGTTCACGGCGCTCGGCGTCGAGACGCAGCGACAGGACTTCCACTGCGTGACCGGATGGAGCAAGTTCGACTGTGACTTCACGGGCGTCCCCCTCACAACGCTCGCGGACCACGTCGGCGTCGATGACGACGCCGTGCACGTCATGTTCTCCGCGGCGGACGACTACACGACGGACCTGCCACTCGACGCCAGCTTGCGCCCCGAGACGCTCCTCGCGTTCGAGTTCGACGGCGACCCCCTGCCGCGGTCACACGGCGGCCCCGTGCGCGTCGTCACGCCCCACCGCTACGCCTACAAGGGCGCGAAGTGGGTGAACGGCATCGAGTTCCTCACCGAACCCGAGCGCGGGTTCTGGGAGCGCCGCGGCTACTCCGTCACGGCGGACCCGTGGGCCGAGGAGCGATACAGCGATAGTTAG
- a CDS encoding isochorismate synthase, translating to MGVPRSDETGTRLVSRSVRATVPSLRAALDAMPAPRTFWTGPDEATVVAGGAAATLTADGRDRFTAIKEGIGRVLHDGDVHAGTEAACPRLFGGFAFHDEGSSDDTWDGFPGARFVLPRVQVTDTDRGTWVTVNAVGPDATPEAVADRLDTERERLEALDTSAASPPPGIVSRTRTTPREAWRESVDAAVDRIRAGDLQKVVLAQALAVQLDRPLSLPDVLARLGDTYPDCYRFLVEPTAEGGVDRPGFFGATPERLVTRHGRTVTTGALAGTTGRGDTPAEDDWLAQELLDDEKNVHEHELVAETIREQLSPFASSITAGQRRVRRLETVQHLFTPITATLDSDTHVLDVVEALHPTPAVGGLPPETALATIRDTEPFDRGWYAAPVGWIDAAGNGSFAVAIRSALARGDETTLFAGVGVVADSDPDREWDEVQLKYRPILDELER from the coding sequence ATGGGTGTCCCGCGAAGCGACGAGACTGGGACCCGTCTCGTCAGTCGGTCGGTCCGAGCGACGGTGCCCTCGCTCCGTGCCGCTCTCGACGCCATGCCCGCCCCGCGGACGTTCTGGACGGGGCCGGACGAGGCCACCGTCGTCGCCGGCGGCGCCGCCGCGACGCTCACCGCCGACGGCCGCGACCGGTTCACGGCCATCAAGGAGGGTATCGGTCGCGTGTTGCACGACGGTGACGTTCACGCCGGCACCGAAGCCGCCTGCCCCCGACTGTTCGGCGGGTTCGCTTTCCACGACGAGGGCAGCAGCGACGACACCTGGGACGGATTCCCAGGCGCCCGCTTCGTGTTGCCCCGCGTCCAAGTCACCGACACCGACCGCGGGACGTGGGTGACGGTCAACGCCGTCGGCCCCGACGCCACGCCAGAGGCCGTCGCCGACCGACTCGATACGGAGCGTGAGCGCCTCGAAGCCCTCGATACGTCGGCAGCCAGTCCGCCGCCGGGCATCGTCTCGCGAACGCGGACGACGCCGCGGGAGGCGTGGCGGGAGTCGGTCGACGCCGCCGTCGACCGCATCCGCGCCGGCGACCTGCAGAAAGTCGTCCTCGCGCAGGCGCTCGCGGTCCAACTGGACCGTCCGCTCTCGCTCCCGGACGTACTCGCTCGCCTCGGTGACACCTATCCCGACTGCTATCGTTTTCTCGTGGAACCGACCGCCGAGGGCGGCGTCGACCGCCCCGGATTCTTCGGCGCGACGCCGGAACGCCTCGTCACCCGCCACGGCCGCACGGTCACGACGGGCGCGCTCGCGGGCACGACGGGCCGAGGCGACACGCCCGCGGAAGACGACTGGCTCGCACAGGAACTGCTCGACGACGAGAAGAACGTCCACGAACACGAACTCGTCGCGGAGACCATCCGCGAGCAGCTCTCGCCGTTCGCGTCCTCTATCACCGCCGGGCAGCGCCGCGTGCGACGGCTGGAGACCGTCCAGCACCTCTTTACGCCCATCACCGCGACGCTCGACAGCGACACGCACGTCCTCGATGTGGTCGAGGCGCTCCACCCGACGCCCGCCGTCGGCGGTCTGCCCCCGGAGACGGCGCTCGCGACCATCCGCGACACGGAGCCGTTCGACCGCGGGTGGTACGCCGCGCCGGTGGGGTGGATCGACGCCGCCGGAAACGGCTCCTTCGCCGTCGCCATTCGCTCGGCGCTCGCCCGCGGCGACGAGACGACGCTCTTCGCCGGCGTCGGCGTCGTCGCCGACTCCGACCCGGACCGAGAGTGGGACGAAGTGCAGCTCAAATACCGCCCGATTCTCGACGAACTCGAACGATGA
- the menD gene encoding 2-succinyl-5-enolpyruvyl-6-hydroxy-3-cyclohexene-1-carboxylic-acid synthase: MSEPNRNVLWGRAIADELARSGVESVVVSPGSRSTPLTTAVSDNDDLTVYSVLDERAAAYFALGRARRTGEVTPLICTSGTAAANYHPAVIEADQARVPLCLLTADRPPELRDSGANQTVDQEKLYGDAVRWYKDLPEPEGEARKLRSLRTTVARALSEATGTPSGPVHLNCPFRKPLEPTPRPGDVPADLDPLAAAGRGTDQPFVRTTAGVPQLDRTDLRTVAEALSVDRGLLVAGPADPPGVDPQAVTALAHATGFPIVADPLSGLRFGGHTRVTTTVGGYDGYLDSRVTEDWPDPEVVLRIGASPTSKRLRKYLARVDARQFVVDPAGEWREAEFRATDLVVADPARLAGRLSEVVRGGGDPDWRERWERAERAHADVVADAMGDGAGGYFEGAVLADVADLAPEPATLVVSNSNPVRDADRYMAPSDANYTVLGNRGASGIDGVVSTALGAGSATTDDLTLVIGDLAYYHDSTGLLSALRCGVDATIVLVNNDGGGIFHRLPIESFDPPFTEAFKTPHGLDFEPTADLYDLGYTAVESRDEFRDAYADAVASEGTDVIDVTTDAEASQRTRERLVEETVAELAE; the protein is encoded by the coding sequence ATGAGCGAACCGAACCGCAACGTCCTCTGGGGCCGAGCCATCGCCGACGAACTCGCTCGCAGCGGCGTCGAGAGCGTCGTCGTCTCGCCCGGCAGTCGGTCGACACCGCTGACGACGGCCGTGAGCGACAACGACGACCTGACCGTCTACTCCGTCCTCGACGAACGCGCCGCGGCCTACTTCGCCCTCGGCCGCGCGCGCCGGACCGGCGAGGTGACGCCCCTTATCTGCACCTCCGGTACCGCCGCCGCGAACTACCATCCGGCGGTTATCGAAGCAGACCAAGCCCGCGTCCCGCTCTGCCTGCTCACCGCCGACCGACCGCCCGAACTCCGTGACAGCGGCGCCAACCAGACCGTCGACCAGGAGAAACTCTACGGCGACGCCGTCCGGTGGTACAAGGACCTCCCTGAACCCGAGGGAGAGGCCCGAAAGCTCCGGTCGCTCCGGACGACGGTCGCTCGCGCCCTCTCCGAGGCGACGGGGACGCCCTCGGGACCGGTCCACCTCAACTGCCCGTTCCGCAAGCCCCTCGAACCGACGCCGCGGCCGGGCGACGTGCCTGCCGACCTCGACCCACTCGCCGCCGCGGGCCGCGGCACCGATCAGCCGTTCGTGCGGACGACGGCGGGCGTCCCCCAACTCGACCGGACCGACCTCCGGACGGTGGCCGAGGCGCTGTCGGTCGACCGCGGGCTCCTCGTCGCCGGCCCCGCCGACCCGCCGGGCGTCGACCCGCAGGCGGTCACGGCGCTCGCGCACGCGACGGGCTTTCCCATCGTCGCCGACCCGCTCTCGGGGCTTCGCTTCGGCGGTCACACCCGCGTGACGACGACTGTCGGCGGCTACGACGGCTACCTCGACTCGCGGGTGACGGAGGACTGGCCCGACCCGGAGGTGGTCCTCCGAATCGGCGCTTCGCCCACCTCGAAGCGCCTCCGCAAGTACCTCGCTCGCGTCGACGCGCGCCAGTTCGTCGTCGACCCCGCGGGTGAGTGGCGCGAAGCCGAGTTCAGGGCGACCGACCTCGTGGTCGCGGACCCCGCACGGCTGGCCGGGCGTCTCTCGGAAGTCGTGCGCGGGGGCGGCGACCCAGACTGGCGCGAGCGCTGGGAGCGCGCCGAACGCGCCCACGCTGACGTCGTCGCCGACGCGATGGGCGACGGGGCCGGCGGCTACTTCGAGGGGGCTGTCCTCGCGGACGTGGCCGACCTCGCCCCCGAACCGGCGACGCTCGTCGTCTCGAACTCGAACCCCGTGCGCGACGCCGACCGCTACATGGCCCCGAGTGACGCGAATTACACCGTCCTCGGGAACCGCGGGGCGTCGGGCATCGACGGCGTCGTCTCCACCGCGCTCGGCGCCGGAAGCGCGACGACCGACGACCTGACGCTCGTCATTGGCGACTTGGCGTACTACCACGACAGCACCGGCCTGCTGTCCGCGCTTCGCTGTGGCGTCGACGCGACCATCGTCCTCGTGAACAACGACGGGGGCGGCATCTTCCACCGGCTTCCCATCGAGTCATTCGACCCCCCCTTCACCGAGGCGTTCAAGACGCCGCACGGACTCGACTTCGAACCCACGGCGGACCTCTACGACCTCGGCTACACCGCCGTCGAGAGTCGGGACGAGTTCCGCGACGCCTACGCCGATGCGGTGGCGAGCGAGGGCACCGACGTCATCGACGTGACGACGGACGCCGAAGCCAGTCAGCGGACGCGAGAGCGACTGGTCGAGGAGACGGTCGCTGAACTCGCCGAGTGA